AGCCTCTCGTTCACGTCGAGAACTTCAAAGCCGGCCTTTCTAAGCTCCCCGATGAGGGCGGAGTGCTTCTCCATCAGAGCCCTCTCGCGCTCGATCGAGAGGGCCGTTGGCCGGGGGTCAGTGAACGTTATTACCGCTATCATGGCCACCACCTTAGAATACTGCTTTTCCTGTGTTTTTGTTGAAGATGTGGGCTTTGTTCATGTCGAATACCACATCAATCTCCTGGCCTTCCTTCACCTTGGACTCCGAGCGGAAGGCTCCCAAGAACGTCACTTCCCCAACGCGCAAGTGGACTATCTTTTCACTCCCTAAGTTCTCGATAATGTCAACCGTTGCTCTAACCATGTTCTCCCCTGGAACTTTCACTTGAGCGAACATTGCATCGTAAACGTCCTCTGGGCGAATGCCAAAGATGACTTCCTTTCCAATCAAGCCCTCCTCGCGGAGAACTTCAACTTGATCCGGGAGGAGTTTGAGCTTGAATTCCCCAAAGTCGGCAAAACCGTCCTCTGTTATTGTTGCGTCAATGAAGTTCATTGGCGGTGAACCAATAAAGCCTGCAACGAAGGTGTTGGCTGGCTTGTCGTAGACCTCTTCTGGCGTGCCCACTTGTTGTAAAACGCCAGCGTTTATGACTGCTATTCTATCACCCATGGTCATGGCTTCAACTTGATCGTGAGTCACGTAAATGGTGGTTACTCCCAGTTGCTTCTGGAGTCTCTTGAGTTCCGCGCGCATTTTTACCCTGAGTTTTGCATCCAGGTTGCTGAGTGGTTCGTCCATGAGGAAGACTTGAGGTTTTCTCACGATTGCCCTGCCCAATGCTACGCGCTGTCTTTGACCGCCAGAGAGTTCTCTCGGTTTTCTTTTGAGGAGCTCTGTCAAGCCGAGCATTTCCGCGACTTCTCTGACGCGCTGGTCGATCTCCTGTTTTGGAACTTTTCTGAGTTTGAGGGGGAAGGCTATGTTGTCGTAGACTGTCATGTGGGGGTATAATGCGTAGCTCTGGAAGACCATGGCTATGTCCCGGTCTTTTGGGGGGATGAAGACGCCTTTTTCCGGGTCGGCGACTAGCTTATCCCCAATGTAGATTTGGCCTTTTGTGGGTTCTTCCAGGCCGGAGATCATTCTCAGGGTTGTTGTTTTCCCGCAGCCGCTTGGCCCGAGGAGGATCATGAATTCCCCATCCTTAACGTGAAGATTCATATCCTTAACAGCCGTGAAGTCCCCGAACCGCTTCCAAACGTTCACAAGCCGAACATCCGCCATAAAATCACCCTCAAACTATGGTCAGCCGGATCATGGTCGTTTCATAATCCTCCAAAACCGCGAACATTCCCCCGACCTTTACTATCCCCCTCTCCGTCTCCAGGTCGAAGCTGTCTATTCCCTCATCAAGCGCCACGGTGTAGCCAACAACGCGGCCTTCAAGTTCCTCCATCTCACCCGTGACGAGGTTCCTCCCAAGGACTTTGGCATAAATAACGCCGTCGTTGAGGTGCCGCCTTATTATGTCCACGGCGTGGAAGTTCGCAAAGAACCGCAGGTCGTCCCTGTTTTTTATCCCCTCCAGTATGAGGCTGGACTCCTTGAAGGCCTCCCTGATGAAGCTGTACTGGGAGAATATTATCTCGGGATAGGTCGCCTTGAAGCTGGGTGGGTTCCTCGGCCGGAAACCGATGTTCTGGATGTCTATGACTTCTCTGCCGTCAAACATCCCTATGAAGTGGTTCAGCTTGTGGAACTTCCTCACGTAGAGGTTGCCGAGCTTGGCAAAATCGGAGAGGTCTATCTGCTCTTCGGTATAGAGGGAGATTGTGGTTCCC
This window of the Thermococcus thermotolerans genome carries:
- a CDS encoding ABC transporter ATP-binding protein, producing the protein MADVRLVNVWKRFGDFTAVKDMNLHVKDGEFMILLGPSGCGKTTTLRMISGLEEPTKGQIYIGDKLVADPEKGVFIPPKDRDIAMVFQSYALYPHMTVYDNIAFPLKLRKVPKQEIDQRVREVAEMLGLTELLKRKPRELSGGQRQRVALGRAIVRKPQVFLMDEPLSNLDAKLRVKMRAELKRLQKQLGVTTIYVTHDQVEAMTMGDRIAVINAGVLQQVGTPEEVYDKPANTFVAGFIGSPPMNFIDATITEDGFADFGEFKLKLLPDQVEVLREEGLIGKEVIFGIRPEDVYDAMFAQVKVPGENMVRATVDIIENLGSEKIVHLRVGEVTFLGAFRSESKVKEGQEIDVVFDMNKAHIFNKNTGKAVF
- the trmB gene encoding HTH-type sugar-sensing transcriptional regulator TrmB, producing the protein MEISEKAITMLTRIGFTKYEVMIYWTLLVYGPSTAKEISERSGVPYNRVYDTIASLKARGFVNEVEGSPKVYVAYSPKIAFLKFKRDIDGIKEELEKELQRVKVKTEERPGIWRTKDLSIAVEMVKESIDSSSYEAILVAPEKFLEKIEDNIKTALKRGTTISLYTEEQIDLSDFAKLGNLYVRKFHKLNHFIGMFDGREVIDIQNIGFRPRNPPSFKATYPEIIFSQYSFIREAFKESSLILEGIKNRDDLRFFANFHAVDIIRRHLNDGVIYAKVLGRNLVTGEMEELEGRVVGYTVALDEGIDSFDLETERGIVKVGGMFAVLEDYETTMIRLTIV